From Desulfosalsimonas propionicica, the proteins below share one genomic window:
- a CDS encoding PAS domain-containing hybrid sensor histidine kinase/response regulator, whose protein sequence is MSDELSRLEWILENSIAPENEVRALLREYEELLVSRRRMSTLLQNLPGMAYRCRNEKKWTMEFVSQGCFALTGYESGHLTGEGGIAYGELIHPEDADYVWQTVQQCLARNRHFEVEYRIVSASGDIRWVWERGVATGQTDNGLEIIEGFISDITKRKKAEEKHGRLEKQLHQSRRMEAVGRLAGGIAHDFNNLLFVILGYSEMMLQDLPETHDMQGPVREIYNAADRGRDLIGQILAFSRRQMPEMEIIDVERVIGGIEPMLVRLIGEDIEIQVSLGAGAGYVKAHASQIEQILMNLAVNARDAMPSGGRLFIATRAARIEKDNEEAEIGELRPGSYLLITVEDTGEGMDRDTLDRVFEPFFSTKSRENGSGLGLSTVYGIVGQYGGKVRVSSQPGQGTRFLIYLPLVETARASDAAGPQEETESRGLNAPVTVLVVEDDPSVRELAIRILKDQGCRVVETRDGSDAVEKAQALEEPLHLLLTDVVMPGLKGPEVFRRIRTRHPEMKVLYMSGYSGNVLEKTDMPRQKAAFLQKPFTIQELREHLAMLLGDRAHKGGQKPTGPPVT, encoded by the coding sequence ATGTCTGATGAGTTGTCCCGTCTGGAATGGATTCTGGAAAACAGCATAGCCCCGGAGAATGAAGTCCGCGCGCTGCTGCGGGAATATGAGGAACTGCTGGTTTCAAGGCGCCGGATGAGCACATTGCTGCAGAATTTGCCGGGCATGGCTTACAGGTGCAGAAATGAAAAAAAATGGACCATGGAATTTGTCAGCCAGGGATGCTTTGCTTTGACCGGATATGAATCCGGGCATCTGACCGGAGAAGGCGGCATTGCCTACGGGGAACTCATCCACCCGGAAGACGCTGACTATGTCTGGCAGACGGTGCAGCAGTGCCTTGCCCGGAATCGTCACTTTGAGGTTGAATACCGGATTGTGTCGGCCTCCGGTGATATTCGGTGGGTTTGGGAACGGGGGGTGGCAACCGGGCAGACGGATAACGGCCTTGAAATCATTGAAGGCTTTATTTCCGATATTACCAAAAGAAAAAAGGCAGAGGAAAAACACGGCAGGCTTGAAAAGCAGCTTCACCAGAGCCGGCGAATGGAGGCGGTGGGGCGTCTTGCCGGCGGCATTGCCCATGATTTTAATAATTTGCTTTTTGTCATTCTGGGCTATTCAGAGATGATGCTCCAGGACCTGCCGGAAACCCATGACATGCAGGGCCCGGTAAGGGAAATATACAATGCAGCGGACAGGGGCAGGGATCTGATCGGCCAGATACTGGCATTCAGCAGAAGGCAAATGCCGGAAATGGAGATCATCGACGTTGAACGGGTCATTGGCGGCATTGAACCCATGCTGGTCAGACTTATCGGCGAGGACATCGAAATTCAGGTCAGCCTTGGTGCCGGGGCGGGTTATGTCAAAGCCCATGCCTCCCAGATCGAGCAGATCCTGATGAACCTGGCGGTCAATGCCAGAGACGCCATGCCCTCCGGGGGCCGGCTTTTTATTGCCACCAGGGCGGCCCGGATTGAAAAAGACAATGAAGAAGCCGAAATCGGGGAACTCCGGCCGGGTTCTTATCTTCTGATTACCGTGGAAGACACCGGCGAGGGTATGGACCGCGATACCCTGGACAGGGTTTTTGAGCCATTTTTTTCCACCAAGTCCAGGGAGAACGGCTCAGGGCTCGGACTTTCCACGGTTTACGGTATCGTGGGGCAGTACGGGGGAAAAGTCCGGGTTTCCAGCCAGCCCGGGCAGGGCACACGGTTTTTGATTTATCTGCCTTTGGTGGAAACGGCCCGGGCTTCTGATGCGGCCGGGCCCCAAGAAGAAACAGAATCCAGGGGACTCAACGCTCCGGTTACCGTGCTGGTTGTCGAGGATGATCCGTCGGTGCGGGAGCTTGCGATAAGAATTTTAAAGGATCAGGGCTGCCGGGTGGTTGAAACCCGGGATGGATCCGATGCTGTTGAAAAGGCCCAAGCTCTGGAAGAGCCCCTCCATCTGCTGTTAACAGACGTGGTCATGCCCGGTCTGAAAGGCCCGGAGGTTTTCAGACGGATCAGGACCCGGCATCCGGAAATGAAAGTTCTCTATATGTCCGGTTATTCCGGAAATGTACTGGAAAAGACCGATATGCCCAGGCAAAAAGCCGCGTTTCTCCAAAAGCCGTTTACCATCCAGGAATTGCGGGAACATCTGGCCATGCTTCTGGGAGATCGGGCCCACAAAGGCGGGCAGAAGCCCACGGGGCCGCCAGTGACTTGA
- a CDS encoding adenosylcobalamin-dependent ribonucleoside-diphosphate reductase yields the protein MPDLELTPVARAVMEKRYLARDNQGNIIETPEQLFHRVARAVAEADRMFDPGASVRKTAGAFEAAMTSLAFLPNTPCLINAGRPMGQLAACFVLPVDDNLESIFQTLKDTALIHQSGGGTGFSFSRIRPRGDTIFPAFGASGGPVSFIELFDSATYIIDRNQVRPGANMAVLHVSHPDIEEFIRAKTRQQGLQNFNLSVAVDERFLDSLERGGHYPLIHSRTGAVVGEKPARKIMDMIAESAWECGDPGVLFIDRINRENPTPGLGRIEATNPCGEQPLLPFESCTLGSVNLTRFVSDQGIDYEGLERIVTLAVHFLDNVIEVNRYPLRRIEEWSRTNRKIGLGVMGFADALIAMGVPYQSQKALDLAEQIMGCIQQTAAAASARLAETRGSFPAFGHSVFPEKGVMRRRNAAVTTIAPTGTISLIAGVSSGIEPVFAFELQRKVVDKVIEQVHPLYQACLDKGQTPPKEIFQTAWNVAPEWHLKIQEAFQKHTDNAVSKTVNFPADATISDIRRLFDQAAAMQLKGVTVYRDNSRQGQSLSACPVRCERCE from the coding sequence ATGCCGGATCTGGAATTAACCCCGGTGGCCCGGGCCGTGATGGAAAAGCGCTATCTTGCCCGGGACAACCAGGGCAATATCATTGAAACCCCGGAGCAGCTGTTTCACCGGGTGGCCCGGGCTGTGGCCGAGGCGGACCGGATGTTTGACCCGGGCGCATCCGTGCGCAAAACAGCCGGCGCCTTTGAAGCGGCCATGACATCTCTGGCCTTTCTGCCCAACACGCCCTGCCTGATTAACGCCGGCCGGCCCATGGGACAGCTGGCGGCCTGTTTTGTACTGCCGGTGGACGATAACCTGGAATCCATTTTTCAGACCCTTAAGGACACGGCCCTGATCCACCAGAGCGGGGGCGGCACCGGGTTTTCCTTTTCCCGGATCAGACCCCGGGGCGATACCATTTTTCCCGCATTCGGCGCTTCGGGAGGGCCGGTTTCCTTTATCGAGCTGTTTGACTCGGCCACCTATATCATTGACCGCAACCAGGTCAGACCCGGGGCCAACATGGCCGTGCTCCATGTTTCCCATCCGGATATCGAGGAGTTTATCCGGGCCAAGACCCGGCAGCAGGGGCTGCAGAATTTCAACCTGTCCGTGGCCGTGGATGAGCGGTTTTTGGACAGCCTGGAAAGAGGGGGGCATTATCCCCTGATTCATTCGCGCACCGGGGCGGTGGTGGGGGAAAAACCCGCCCGGAAAATCATGGACATGATCGCTGAAAGCGCATGGGAATGCGGAGATCCGGGAGTTTTGTTTATCGACCGGATCAACCGGGAAAATCCCACACCCGGGCTTGGCCGTATCGAGGCCACCAATCCCTGCGGAGAGCAGCCCCTTCTGCCGTTTGAATCCTGCACCCTGGGCTCGGTGAACCTGACCCGGTTTGTCTCTGATCAGGGAATTGATTATGAGGGCCTGGAGCGGATCGTGACCCTGGCCGTGCATTTTCTGGACAATGTGATAGAGGTCAACCGCTACCCCCTGCGGCGAATCGAGGAATGGAGCCGCACCAACCGAAAGATCGGCCTGGGGGTTATGGGGTTTGCCGATGCGCTGATCGCAATGGGCGTGCCCTACCAGAGCCAAAAAGCCCTGGACCTGGCCGAACAGATCATGGGCTGTATTCAGCAGACCGCTGCCGCGGCTTCGGCCCGACTGGCAGAAACCCGGGGCAGCTTCCCTGCATTCGGACACAGCGTGTTTCCGGAAAAAGGCGTTATGCGGCGCAGGAACGCGGCCGTGACAACCATCGCACCCACCGGCACCATCAGCCTGATTGCCGGGGTCAGCTCCGGGATCGAGCCGGTATTTGCATTTGAGCTGCAGCGCAAGGTGGTCGACAAGGTTATCGAACAGGTCCATCCCCTGTATCAGGCCTGCCTGGACAAGGGGCAGACCCCGCCAAAAGAGATTTTTCAGACCGCCTGGAATGTCGCCCCTGAGTGGCACCTCAAAATCCAGGAGGCCTTTCAGAAGCATACGGACAACGCGGTTTCCAAAACTGTCAATTTTCCGGCGGATGCCACCATCTCAGACATCCGCCGGCTTTTTGATCAGGCCGCTGCCATGCAGCTCAAGGGCGTAACCGTCTACCGGGACAATTCCCGCCAGGGACAGAGCCTTTCGGCCTGCCCGGTGCGGTGTGAAAGATGCGAGTGA
- the acs gene encoding acetate--CoA ligase alpha subunit produces MERLDAIFSPKSVAVLGASSTPGKVGHDIFANILRGEYTGTLYPVNPKARSILCVRCYESITEIPDPVDMAMIILPPKLALQAVRDCVEKGVRGIVIVSAGFKEVGGEGAQIETEIADVCRRADIPLVGPNCLGVINPHPDVRLNASFSTHLPEYGNISFISQSGALCTAVLDFAMSRGYGFSKFISIGNKADVDEFDLLQYYHKDPETRVMMVYMEELRMRENFVDKLKHITSDHRPTPILVIKSGKTASGAKAASSHTGSLAGSEAVYNAIFDEAGIMRVDTVDELFDYAGVFSANRLPAGNRTAIITNAGGPGIIATDMTEVSGLKLAQFSDETDAALREHLPPTANFSNPVDVIGDAPSKRYEHALDAVIKDHGVDCVLMILTPQSMTDAIGTAKAIVKTYKNTDKPIICCFMGVVDVSAGVQYLQEHHVPVYSFPENAARAMGRLYEATRWLTRTILPQYDLTFDRERARQIVDECLKSGKTVLGEHDGARLLQCYGFPTLPVEIVGSEQEAGQAADKMGYPVVMKVVSPQILHKMDAKAVVLNIETTQEAQQAYTDIVSNAKAYLPDAEIQGVMVTKMAPKGEEVILGVNRHPGFGHLLMFGFGGIYVELFKNVSFRLAPIGRNNARRMIRSVRGYQILTGYRGKARADIETIEKLLVGLSGLVTDCPQVKELDINPLLVHEEGKGATVADIIITLEQE; encoded by the coding sequence ATGGAAAGACTTGACGCGATTTTCTCCCCCAAATCCGTTGCCGTGCTGGGCGCCTCATCAACTCCCGGCAAAGTGGGCCATGACATTTTTGCCAATATCTTAAGGGGCGAATATACCGGGACCCTCTACCCGGTCAACCCCAAGGCCCGATCCATTCTTTGCGTGCGGTGCTACGAATCCATCACGGAAATCCCGGATCCGGTGGACATGGCCATGATCATCCTGCCGCCAAAACTGGCTCTTCAGGCCGTACGCGACTGTGTGGAAAAAGGGGTCAGGGGCATTGTCATTGTGTCGGCCGGGTTCAAGGAAGTCGGGGGCGAGGGCGCGCAGATCGAAACGGAAATTGCCGATGTCTGCCGTCGGGCCGATATTCCCCTGGTGGGCCCCAACTGCCTGGGGGTCATCAATCCCCACCCGGATGTGCGGTTAAACGCCAGCTTCTCCACCCACTTGCCCGAATACGGCAACATCTCGTTTATTTCCCAGAGCGGGGCGCTTTGCACGGCCGTGCTTGACTTTGCCATGTCCCGGGGATACGGATTTTCCAAATTTATCTCCATCGGCAACAAGGCGGACGTGGATGAATTCGACCTGCTGCAGTACTATCACAAGGACCCGGAAACCCGGGTGATGATGGTCTACATGGAAGAACTGCGCATGCGGGAAAATTTTGTGGACAAGCTCAAGCACATCACCTCGGATCACCGCCCCACGCCGATTCTGGTGATCAAGTCCGGCAAGACCGCCTCAGGGGCAAAGGCCGCGTCTTCGCACACCGGCTCGCTGGCGGGATCAGAGGCCGTTTACAACGCCATTTTTGATGAAGCCGGCATCATGCGGGTGGACACCGTGGATGAACTGTTTGACTACGCGGGCGTGTTTTCCGCAAACCGGCTGCCCGCGGGAAACCGCACCGCCATTATCACCAACGCCGGCGGTCCCGGCATCATTGCCACGGACATGACCGAGGTATCCGGCCTGAAACTGGCGCAATTCTCTGATGAAACCGATGCAGCCCTGCGCGAGCACCTGCCGCCCACGGCCAACTTCAGCAACCCCGTGGACGTCATCGGCGACGCGCCGAGCAAACGCTACGAGCACGCCCTGGATGCGGTGATCAAAGACCATGGCGTGGACTGCGTGCTCATGATTTTAACCCCCCAGTCCATGACCGATGCCATCGGAACGGCCAAAGCCATTGTCAAAACCTATAAAAATACGGACAAGCCCATTATCTGCTGCTTTATGGGGGTGGTGGACGTATCTGCCGGCGTACAGTACCTGCAGGAACACCATGTGCCGGTCTATTCCTTTCCGGAAAACGCAGCCCGGGCCATGGGCAGACTCTATGAGGCCACCCGCTGGCTGACACGAACCATCCTGCCCCAGTATGATCTGACCTTTGACCGGGAGCGGGCCCGGCAGATCGTGGACGAATGCCTGAAAAGCGGCAAAACCGTGCTGGGCGAGCACGACGGCGCCCGCCTGCTGCAGTGTTACGGTTTTCCCACCCTGCCCGTGGAAATTGTCGGGTCTGAACAGGAAGCCGGCCAGGCAGCGGATAAAATGGGCTATCCCGTGGTCATGAAAGTGGTGTCCCCCCAGATTCTGCACAAAATGGACGCAAAGGCCGTGGTTTTAAACATTGAAACCACCCAGGAAGCGCAGCAGGCATATACGGATATCGTCAGCAACGCCAAAGCCTACCTTCCGGATGCGGAAATCCAGGGGGTGATGGTCACCAAAATGGCGCCCAAAGGTGAAGAAGTCATCCTCGGCGTCAACCGGCACCCGGGCTTTGGTCATCTGCTGATGTTTGGATTCGGCGGCATTTACGTGGAGCTGTTTAAAAACGTTTCCTTCCGGCTGGCGCCCATCGGCCGCAATAACGCCCGGCGGATGATCCGAAGCGTACGGGGATATCAGATCCTCACCGGCTACCGGGGCAAAGCCCGGGCCGACATTGAAACCATTGAAAAGCTGCTGGTGGGCCTGTCCGGCCTGGTCACAGACTGCCCCCAGGTAAAGGAACTGGACATCAACCCCCTGCTCGTGCATGAAGAGGGCAAGGGCGCCACAGTGGCCGATATCATCATTACCCTGGAACAGGAATGA
- a CDS encoding phospholipase A, with product MNRNTLILIIVLISVCIAHTGKISAQTSLYPGSEASVFESRTGDSDLQTMDSMFSLYQPYLENISAYKPMYFLAGVDPEESKFQISLKYRFFNPKKQIAQKHPWARQFFLGYTQTSFWDLGSASQPFKDTSYKPEIFFFSPNLLGDQNGIPRLFVQTGFQHESNGRGGLESRSTNYAYIRPVFIWFHEKTRLGVQVAPKLWVYAGNDDDTNRDLYRYRGYFDLEIKAGRAEGLVLGSHFRWAEQGASVQLDATYPLHRLLPVDIDVYLQAQYVNALAESLLDYRERNRAVRIGISIVR from the coding sequence ATGAACCGGAACACATTGATCCTGATCATTGTCCTGATTTCGGTCTGCATTGCGCATACGGGAAAAATCAGCGCACAAACATCTTTGTATCCGGGTTCAGAGGCTTCTGTTTTTGAATCCAGGACCGGCGATTCGGATTTGCAGACCATGGATTCCATGTTTTCGCTTTATCAGCCGTATCTTGAAAACATTTCAGCCTACAAACCCATGTATTTTCTGGCCGGGGTGGATCCTGAAGAAAGCAAATTCCAGATCAGCCTGAAATACCGGTTTTTCAATCCCAAGAAACAAATTGCGCAAAAACACCCCTGGGCCCGGCAGTTTTTTCTCGGCTATACCCAGACCTCTTTCTGGGATCTGGGCTCGGCCTCCCAGCCGTTTAAGGATACCAGCTACAAGCCCGAGATTTTCTTTTTTTCCCCCAATCTGCTTGGAGACCAAAACGGCATTCCCCGGCTGTTTGTCCAGACCGGATTTCAGCACGAATCCAACGGCCGCGGCGGGCTTGAGTCGCGCAGCACCAATTACGCCTACATCCGCCCGGTTTTTATCTGGTTTCATGAAAAAACCCGGCTGGGAGTCCAGGTGGCGCCGAAGCTGTGGGTTTACGCCGGAAACGATGATGATACCAACAGGGACCTGTACCGCTACCGGGGCTATTTTGACCTTGAAATCAAGGCCGGCCGGGCAGAAGGTCTGGTGCTGGGCTCGCATTTCAGGTGGGCGGAACAAGGCGCGTCCGTGCAGCTTGATGCAACATACCCGCTTCATCGCCTTTTGCCCGTGGATATTGATGTTTACCTCCAGGCCCAGTACGTCAATGCCCTGGCCGAAAGCCTGCTGGACTACCGGGAACGAAACCGGGCCGTGCGCATCGGCATTTCCATTGTCCGATAG
- a CDS encoding hydrogenase maturation protease, whose translation MGIELIHSRPCLIFGCGNPLFGDDGFGPKVIEHLRQHHQLPESVGCMDAGTAVRDLLFDILLAENKPRRILIIDASRQEGRAPGEISEIAVDGITPEKTSDFSLHQFPTTNMLTELSTGTNVEVRVLVVQPEYIPDEIAPGISASVMGAVPEMCQHIMDIIEKEPL comes from the coding sequence ATGGGCATTGAGCTTATTCATTCCAGGCCGTGTCTGATTTTCGGATGCGGCAATCCGCTTTTCGGTGATGACGGATTTGGTCCGAAAGTCATTGAGCACCTCCGGCAGCACCATCAGCTTCCGGAAAGTGTGGGGTGCATGGACGCCGGTACCGCGGTGAGAGACCTGCTTTTTGATATTCTGCTTGCGGAAAACAAGCCCCGCCGGATTCTCATCATTGATGCCTCCCGGCAGGAAGGCCGGGCTCCCGGCGAGATTTCAGAGATTGCCGTGGATGGGATCACCCCGGAAAAAACCAGCGATTTTTCCCTGCACCAGTTTCCAACCACCAATATGCTCACGGAACTCAGCACTGGAACCAACGTGGAAGTCCGTGTGCTGGTGGTCCAGCCCGAATATATTCCGGATGAGATTGCTCCCGGCATTTCCGCGTCTGTGATGGGCGCGGTGCCGGAAATGTGCCAGCATATCATGGATATCATTGAAAAGGAGCCGTTATGA
- a CDS encoding FAD-dependent oxidoreductase: MSDKPVGSVMVVGGGIAGIQSALDLAESGYFVYLLEKSPGIGGNMARLDKTFPTNDCAMUILSPKLVECGRHLNIELLTLSEIVDVAGQAGNFTVTVKKNPRYIDMDKCIACGICAQRCPKKVDDEFNMGIAKRKAAYIPYGQTVPLKYVIDPVNCLYFTKGKCRACEKFCPTGAVNFEDKEEILDFSVGSLILSPGFESYDPSGLDFYGYGKIPDVVTSMEYERMLSAGGPFQGHLEKRSDGREPKSIAWIQCVGSRNTNQCENGYCSSVCCMYAMKQAIITDTHIAGGGEQTIFMMDLRAHGKEFERYHQYALEHNVRFVRARPHTIDPGPGNSGVTMRYVTEDGRTMKEDFDMAVLSVGMEASDDARRLAEKTGISLNHYQFAQTSSFKPAASTREGIFIGGAFGGPMNIPTAVAQASSAAAEAARGLVSSKNTLTREKKYPAETNIAGKEPRIGVFVCSCGVNISSTVDVEAVVEYTKSLSNVVFVENNMFSCSTDTQHMMAKAVAENELNRIVVAACSPRTHEPLFQDTLKEAGLNGYLLEMANIRNHNAWVHQQEPEKATQKAMDQVRMAVAKARMVQPLDKLEVEVTQKALVVGGGPAGLSAALGLAEQGYETVLVEKTGQLGGNALNIRKTAKGEDVGPALREMIRNVEANQRIRVLKNARLTTVNGIVGSFSSDVEADGKTEHIEYGAAILATGGRETVPEQYLYGTDSRVMTHLEFDRELADHAGRVKQANTAVFIQCVGSRNEKRNYCSRICCTHTAKSAIELKEQNPDMNVYVLYRDIRTYGAKEDFYTKARKLGVKFIRYDPKDNDPEVYQEDAGLKIRVTDPILGLPVAIDTDYLVLAAAIEANEISDLLSLFRCDTNQDGFLNEAHPKLRPVDLAVDGLFMAGMAAYPKMIEGSVSQARAAVSRAGVILSRNRMYLDAVKSYVTEQCDGCAVCLDVCPYDAISLTEETIDGRSVKKVSTEAALCKGCGLCEATCPKQGIQVYSFTNNQLRAQVRAALDLRN; the protein is encoded by the coding sequence ATGTCAGACAAACCCGTGGGATCCGTGATGGTTGTGGGCGGCGGCATCGCCGGAATTCAGTCGGCCCTGGACCTGGCCGAGTCCGGCTATTTCGTCTACCTGCTGGAAAAAAGCCCGGGCATTGGCGGCAACATGGCCCGGCTCGACAAAACTTTTCCAACCAATGACTGCGCCATGTGAATTCTTTCACCGAAACTGGTTGAGTGCGGTCGGCACTTGAATATTGAACTTCTGACCTTATCCGAAATCGTGGACGTGGCCGGTCAGGCCGGCAACTTCACAGTCACCGTAAAAAAGAATCCCCGCTACATCGACATGGACAAGTGCATTGCCTGCGGCATCTGTGCCCAGCGCTGTCCCAAAAAAGTCGATGATGAATTCAACATGGGCATTGCCAAGCGCAAGGCCGCCTACATCCCTTACGGGCAGACCGTTCCGCTCAAGTATGTCATTGATCCGGTCAACTGCCTTTATTTTACCAAGGGCAAATGCCGGGCATGCGAAAAATTCTGTCCCACCGGGGCCGTCAATTTCGAGGACAAGGAGGAAATCCTGGATTTCAGCGTGGGTTCCCTGATTCTGTCGCCGGGTTTTGAATCCTATGATCCGTCCGGGCTGGATTTTTACGGATACGGAAAAATCCCGGATGTGGTCACCAGCATGGAATATGAGCGGATGCTTTCGGCCGGGGGGCCGTTTCAGGGACATCTGGAGAAGCGCTCGGACGGTAGGGAGCCGAAATCCATCGCTTGGATCCAGTGTGTGGGATCGCGCAACACCAATCAATGTGAAAACGGGTATTGCTCCAGTGTCTGCTGCATGTATGCCATGAAACAGGCCATTATCACCGATACCCACATTGCCGGCGGCGGCGAGCAGACCATTTTCATGATGGATCTGCGCGCACACGGCAAGGAGTTTGAGCGCTATCACCAGTATGCCCTGGAGCACAATGTCCGGTTTGTCCGGGCCCGTCCCCACACCATTGATCCAGGCCCGGGCAATTCCGGGGTGACCATGCGTTATGTCACCGAAGACGGCCGGACAATGAAGGAAGATTTTGACATGGCCGTGCTTTCCGTGGGCATGGAAGCCTCTGATGATGCCCGCCGGCTGGCTGAAAAAACCGGAATTTCACTCAACCATTATCAATTCGCCCAAACTTCGAGCTTTAAACCGGCTGCCAGTACCCGGGAGGGGATTTTTATCGGCGGCGCCTTTGGCGGGCCAATGAATATCCCCACGGCTGTGGCCCAGGCCTCATCCGCTGCTGCAGAAGCCGCCCGGGGCCTGGTCTCATCCAAAAACACCCTGACCCGGGAAAAGAAATACCCGGCTGAAACAAACATCGCCGGCAAGGAACCGCGCATCGGCGTGTTTGTCTGCTCCTGCGGGGTCAACATTTCCAGCACTGTTGACGTGGAGGCGGTGGTGGAATACACCAAAAGCCTTTCCAACGTGGTGTTTGTGGAAAACAACATGTTTTCCTGCTCCACGGATACCCAGCACATGATGGCCAAGGCCGTGGCGGAAAACGAATTAAACCGGATTGTTGTGGCGGCCTGTTCTCCCAGGACCCATGAGCCCCTGTTTCAGGACACCCTAAAGGAGGCGGGATTAAACGGGTATCTGCTGGAAATGGCCAACATCCGCAACCACAATGCCTGGGTGCACCAGCAGGAGCCGGAAAAAGCCACGCAGAAGGCAATGGACCAGGTGCGCATGGCCGTGGCCAAGGCCCGCATGGTACAGCCCCTGGACAAGCTTGAGGTGGAGGTGACCCAAAAAGCTTTGGTGGTGGGCGGCGGCCCGGCCGGCCTGAGCGCAGCCCTGGGCCTGGCTGAGCAGGGATATGAAACTGTGTTGGTGGAAAAAACCGGTCAGTTGGGCGGAAACGCGTTAAACATCCGCAAAACCGCAAAAGGTGAGGATGTTGGCCCGGCCCTGCGCGAAATGATCCGGAATGTGGAGGCCAACCAGCGAATCCGGGTGTTGAAAAACGCCCGCCTGACCACTGTTAATGGAATTGTGGGCAGTTTTTCAAGTGATGTGGAAGCAGACGGCAAAACCGAGCACATTGAATACGGCGCAGCCATTCTGGCCACCGGCGGCCGGGAAACCGTTCCCGAGCAATACCTGTACGGAACAGACAGCCGGGTGATGACCCACCTGGAATTTGACCGGGAACTGGCCGATCATGCCGGCCGGGTCAAGCAGGCCAATACTGCGGTGTTTATCCAGTGTGTGGGTTCCCGGAACGAAAAACGCAATTACTGCAGCCGTATCTGCTGCACCCACACAGCCAAGTCCGCCATTGAGCTAAAGGAGCAGAACCCGGATATGAACGTCTATGTGCTCTACCGGGATATCCGCACCTACGGCGCCAAGGAGGATTTTTATACAAAGGCCAGAAAACTCGGGGTCAAATTTATCCGCTATGACCCAAAAGACAACGATCCAGAGGTCTATCAGGAGGATGCGGGCTTAAAAATCCGGGTCACAGACCCCATCCTGGGTCTGCCCGTGGCCATTGACACCGATTACCTGGTTCTGGCCGCAGCCATTGAGGCCAATGAGATCTCTGACCTGCTGAGCCTGTTCCGGTGCGACACCAACCAGGACGGGTTTTTAAATGAGGCCCATCCCAAGCTTCGGCCCGTGGATCTGGCGGTGGACGGGCTGTTTATGGCCGGTATGGCCGCGTATCCGAAAATGATAGAAGGTTCGGTTTCCCAGGCCCGTGCCGCGGTGTCCCGGGCCGGGGTGATTCTTTCCAGAAACCGGATGTATCTGGATGCGGTCAAGTCCTATGTCACCGAGCAGTGCGACGGATGTGCCGTATGCCTGGATGTGTGCCCCTATGACGCCATCTCCCTCACTGAGGAAACCATAGACGGCAGAAGCGTCAAAAAGGTCAGCACGGAAGCGGCCCTGTGCAAGGGCTGCGGGCTTTGCGAGGCAACATGTCCAAAGCAGGGCATCCAGGTTTACAGCTTTACCAATAATCAACTCCGGGCCCAGGTGCGTGCGGCACTGGATCTGCGCAATTAA
- a CDS encoding hydrogenase iron-sulfur subunit: protein MSESFEPKIIGFLCNWCAYAGGDLAGVMRIQYPPNLRAIRVMCSGMVHPEVVVEALCSGADGVIVMGUHPGECHYLEGNEKALARSTVIKAVLEDSGIDPGRFAIDWVSSAEAPRFAEVVTEFTQKIRAMGPCEAGALQQAAN from the coding sequence ATGTCTGAATCATTTGAGCCGAAAATTATCGGTTTTCTGTGCAATTGGTGCGCTTATGCCGGCGGGGACCTGGCCGGGGTCATGCGCATTCAGTATCCGCCAAACCTCCGGGCCATCCGGGTGATGTGCTCGGGCATGGTGCACCCGGAAGTGGTGGTGGAGGCCCTTTGCAGCGGGGCTGACGGCGTCATTGTCATGGGGTGACACCCCGGGGAATGCCATTACCTGGAAGGTAATGAAAAAGCACTGGCCCGAAGCACCGTTATCAAGGCGGTCCTGGAAGATTCGGGCATTGATCCCGGGCGTTTTGCCATTGACTGGGTGTCTTCGGCCGAGGCCCCGCGATTTGCTGAAGTGGTCACGGAATTTACCCAAAAGATCCGGGCCATGGGGCCCTGTGAAGCCGGCGCCCTGCAGCAGGCGGCCAATTGA